A stretch of Imperialibacter roseus DNA encodes these proteins:
- a CDS encoding XdhC family protein — MKEAKSIIEAYRKVNFSTQKAALATVMRVHGSSYRRPGARMLMTDDGRWTGAISGGCLEGDALRKARQAILNNRPSLVTYDTMDDNSATSLGVGLGCNGIIDVLIEPINELDIFNSIHLLEKFVEKGELAVMATVFDSSIAENPYQGQRFLLNGLGEKYSTIGHANLEELIAADAQKAFVANRPAICQYTVDEAMVEVLVETLHPGIQLVIFGGGFDAAPVTSMAKNLGWAVTVTDDCIAHLGAKRFPDAENVTLCQRDQVSTDIVFKRFSAAILMSHNYKYDYAVLKELIKNPPAYLGIMGPKKRFDKMVDQLKEEGIYPGDAWAATVHSPIGLDLGAETPDEIALSVIAEIQAFFNNSKGGYLKHLDGPIHDRSAYDDRLLNNIYEQLNATGSKKGKA, encoded by the coding sequence ATGAAAGAGGCAAAAAGCATCATTGAAGCCTATAGAAAGGTTAATTTTTCTACGCAAAAAGCAGCGTTGGCCACAGTTATGCGGGTGCACGGCTCATCTTACAGAAGGCCGGGTGCCAGAATGCTGATGACAGACGACGGACGCTGGACGGGTGCCATCAGCGGTGGCTGCCTGGAAGGTGACGCACTTCGCAAAGCCCGGCAGGCAATTCTCAACAATCGTCCTTCGCTTGTTACTTACGACACCATGGACGACAATAGCGCCACCAGCCTGGGCGTAGGCCTCGGCTGCAATGGCATCATCGACGTGCTGATTGAGCCTATCAATGAGCTGGACATTTTCAACTCTATTCATCTTCTTGAAAAGTTCGTGGAGAAAGGTGAGCTGGCTGTAATGGCCACGGTGTTCGACTCTTCTATCGCTGAAAATCCATATCAGGGCCAGAGGTTTTTACTCAATGGTTTGGGTGAAAAATACAGCACTATCGGCCATGCAAACTTAGAAGAGCTCATAGCCGCCGATGCTCAAAAAGCCTTTGTGGCCAACCGCCCGGCCATTTGCCAATACACAGTGGACGAGGCCATGGTAGAAGTGCTGGTAGAAACGCTGCACCCCGGCATTCAGTTAGTGATATTTGGTGGTGGTTTCGATGCGGCACCAGTAACGTCGATGGCGAAAAACCTGGGCTGGGCAGTGACAGTTACCGACGATTGCATTGCTCACCTCGGCGCTAAGCGTTTTCCTGATGCTGAAAATGTGACGCTCTGCCAGCGAGACCAGGTGTCTACCGACATCGTGTTCAAAAGATTCAGTGCCGCCATTCTCATGTCGCACAACTATAAGTACGACTACGCCGTGCTCAAAGAGCTGATCAAAAATCCACCGGCATACCTGGGCATTATGGGCCCTAAGAAGCGTTTCGATAAAATGGTCGACCAGCTGAAGGAAGAGGGTATCTACCCGGGAGATGCCTGGGCAGCTACCGTTCACTCGCCCATAGGTCTTGATCTGGGCGCAGAAACACCCGATGAAATTGCATTGTCGGTCATTGCCGAGATTCAAGCGTTTTTCAACAATTCAAAAGGCGGCTACCTGAAACATCTTGACGGCCCTATACACGACCGCAGTGCCTACGACGACAGACTGCTAAACAATATTTATGAGCAGCTCAATGCCACAGGTTCCAAAAAAGGCAAAGCTTAG
- a CDS encoding ABC transporter permease yields MKRLTSLIRKEFYHIFRDKRTLLILFGMPVVQILLFGYAITNEIKDAHIAILDQSNDEVSRRLADKLVASGYILPDGQAESIDDVEQLFREGRIKMAVVVEPNFADKLQHEGKASVQLLADATDPNMANTLVNYATAIIQNFQLELNQPGQPPILVGAEVRLQYNPSLKGVFLFVPGLITILLMLVSAMMTSISIAREKETGTMEVLLASPMNPGQVIIAKVVPYFSLAFLDAVVVLLLGRYVFGVPIMGSVPLLLAEIMLFIIMALSLGILISTVAQTQQTALLLSLMGLMLPTILLSGFIFPIENMPLPLQIISHIIPARWFIVIEKAIMLKGVGIAYFWKETLILVGFTVFFIGLSIKKFNVRLG; encoded by the coding sequence ATGAAAAGACTGACTTCACTTATACGAAAGGAGTTTTACCACATCTTCAGAGACAAGCGAACGTTGTTGATTCTCTTTGGAATGCCGGTGGTGCAAATCCTGCTTTTTGGTTATGCCATCACCAATGAGATCAAAGATGCGCACATTGCCATCCTCGATCAGTCGAACGACGAGGTGTCCCGCAGGTTAGCTGATAAGCTGGTTGCCTCCGGATACATCCTCCCTGACGGACAGGCTGAAAGTATTGACGATGTTGAGCAGCTGTTCAGGGAGGGCAGGATAAAGATGGCTGTGGTAGTCGAGCCCAATTTTGCCGATAAACTCCAGCATGAAGGAAAAGCATCGGTGCAGCTGCTGGCCGACGCCACCGACCCGAACATGGCCAATACGTTGGTTAATTACGCCACAGCCATCATCCAGAATTTTCAACTGGAACTGAACCAACCCGGGCAGCCCCCCATTCTTGTGGGTGCGGAGGTTAGGCTTCAGTACAACCCCAGCCTAAAAGGCGTGTTTCTCTTTGTTCCTGGTCTCATCACCATACTGCTGATGCTGGTATCGGCGATGATGACATCCATTTCGATAGCCAGAGAAAAGGAAACTGGCACAATGGAGGTATTGCTGGCATCACCTATGAACCCCGGTCAGGTGATTATTGCCAAGGTGGTGCCTTACTTCAGTCTGGCATTTCTTGATGCTGTAGTGGTGCTGCTGCTCGGAAGGTATGTCTTTGGCGTGCCTATAATGGGAAGTGTGCCACTTTTGCTGGCAGAGATCATGCTCTTCATCATCATGGCGCTGTCGCTGGGCATTCTAATTTCCACCGTAGCCCAAACTCAGCAAACGGCGCTGTTGCTTTCGCTAATGGGACTGATGCTGCCGACCATTCTGCTTTCAGGTTTCATTTTTCCTATTGAGAATATGCCCTTGCCACTGCAAATCATCTCGCACATTATCCCGGCCAGGTGGTTCATTGTCATCGAAAAAGCCATCATGCTCAAGGGCGTTGGCATCGCCTATTTCTGGAAGGAAACCCTCATTCTAGTTGGGTTTACGGTATTTTTTATCGGGTTGAGCATCAAAAAATTCAATGTCCGACTTGGTTAA
- a CDS encoding ABC transporter ATP-binding protein, with the protein MSSSIIEVENLTKRFGTFKAVDSISLEVKQGEIFGFLGANGAGKTTAMKMLSGLLSPTSGKAVVAGFDVFKQQNQIKKSIGYMSQRFSLYDDLTIKENIRFYGGIYGLKRKQWKEKGEALVRRLGLDEVEGKLLKDLPLGWKQKLAFSIAILHDPKIVFLDEPTGGVDPITRRQFWEMIYEAAHDGITVFVTTHYMDEAEYCDRISMMVDGRVEAYDTPEGLKKKYGVKTMNEVFIKVARP; encoded by the coding sequence ATGAGTAGTTCTATCATAGAAGTGGAAAACCTCACCAAGAGATTCGGCACCTTCAAGGCTGTCGACTCCATTTCGCTCGAAGTGAAGCAGGGAGAAATCTTCGGGTTTCTGGGAGCTAATGGCGCAGGTAAAACCACCGCCATGAAGATGCTTTCAGGCTTGCTCAGCCCCACGTCTGGCAAGGCGGTGGTAGCTGGTTTCGATGTGTTTAAGCAACAAAACCAGATCAAAAAATCCATAGGATACATGAGTCAGCGGTTTTCGCTCTACGACGACCTGACCATCAAAGAAAATATACGGTTTTATGGTGGCATTTATGGTTTGAAGAGAAAGCAGTGGAAGGAAAAAGGAGAGGCGCTGGTTAGAAGACTCGGGCTTGACGAAGTGGAAGGCAAGCTCCTGAAAGACTTGCCACTGGGCTGGAAACAAAAGTTGGCTTTTTCCATAGCCATTCTTCACGACCCCAAGATTGTTTTTCTTGATGAGCCCACTGGCGGAGTAGACCCCATTACCAGACGACAGTTTTGGGAGATGATTTACGAAGCAGCCCACGACGGCATCACCGTGTTTGTAACCACGCACTACATGGACGAGGCGGAATACTGCGACAGAATCTCCATGATGGTGGATGGCAGGGTGGAGGCCTACGATACACCGGAAGGTTTGAAAAAGAAATATGGTGTAAAAACCATGAACGAAGTATTTATCAAGGTGGCCCGTCCATAG
- the lepA gene encoding translation elongation factor 4: protein MDHIRNFCIIAHIDHGKSTLADRLLEATHTITDREKQNQLLDNMDLERERGITIKSHAIQMNYKSGGKDYVLNLIDTPGHVDFSYEVSRSIAACEGALLIVDASQGIEAQTISNLYLALNHDLEIIPVLNKIDLPGAMVEEVKDQVVELLGCTREEILLASGKEGIGIDDILEAIVHRIKPPKGDPNGPLQAMIFDSVFNSFRGVEVIFRVFNGTMKKGEKVKFMNIGSIYDVDEIGVLKLKQSPKAEISAGNVGYLISGIKVAKEVKVGDTITHVDRPAAVAIKGFEDVKPMVFAGIYPVETSEYEELRASMEKLQLNDASLVWEPETSAALGFGFRCGFLGMLHMEIIQERLEREFDMTVITTVPSVRFHATLKGGQMMKVSAPSEMPDPIALDFIEEPFIRAQIISKSEYIGPIISLCIDKRGEIKNQVYLTSDRVELTFELPLSEIVFDFFDKLKTISRGYASLDYELIGYRQSNMVKLDIMLNGERVDALSAIVHRDKAYDWGKKLCEKLRELLPRQMFEIAIQAAIGAKIISRETVKAMRKNVLAKCYGGDISRKRKLLEKQKKGKKRMRQVGNVEIPQEAFMAVLKID, encoded by the coding sequence ATGGATCACATCCGCAATTTCTGCATAATAGCACACATAGATCACGGTAAAAGTACCCTGGCCGACAGGCTCCTTGAGGCCACCCACACCATCACCGATCGGGAAAAGCAGAATCAGCTTCTTGACAACATGGATTTGGAACGGGAGCGGGGCATCACCATTAAGAGCCACGCCATTCAAATGAACTACAAGAGTGGTGGCAAAGACTACGTACTTAACCTGATCGACACACCCGGCCATGTTGACTTTTCTTACGAGGTATCACGCTCCATCGCCGCCTGCGAGGGAGCACTCTTGATTGTTGATGCATCACAAGGTATTGAAGCACAAACTATTTCCAATCTGTACCTGGCTTTAAACCATGACCTCGAAATCATACCTGTGCTCAACAAAATTGACTTGCCCGGTGCTATGGTTGAGGAGGTGAAAGACCAGGTAGTAGAATTGCTAGGTTGTACCCGGGAGGAGATACTGCTGGCCAGCGGAAAAGAAGGCATTGGCATCGACGATATACTGGAGGCGATCGTTCACAGGATCAAGCCACCCAAAGGAGACCCTAACGGCCCTTTGCAGGCGATGATATTCGACTCTGTGTTCAACTCCTTCAGAGGTGTTGAGGTTATTTTCAGGGTGTTCAACGGCACCATGAAAAAAGGAGAGAAGGTAAAATTCATGAACATCGGGAGTATTTACGATGTGGATGAAATAGGCGTGCTGAAACTTAAGCAATCACCAAAAGCGGAAATCAGCGCTGGCAATGTCGGGTACCTGATCTCTGGCATCAAAGTGGCCAAGGAGGTAAAAGTAGGGGACACGATCACCCATGTGGACAGGCCGGCAGCGGTCGCCATCAAGGGTTTTGAAGATGTGAAGCCGATGGTTTTTGCGGGCATCTACCCCGTTGAAACTTCGGAATACGAAGAGCTTAGGGCATCGATGGAAAAGCTGCAGCTCAACGACGCCTCGCTTGTGTGGGAGCCGGAGACATCAGCCGCTCTTGGTTTTGGCTTCAGGTGCGGATTCCTCGGCATGCTTCACATGGAAATTATCCAGGAACGCCTGGAACGTGAGTTTGACATGACTGTGATTACCACGGTGCCTTCGGTGCGGTTTCATGCCACGCTCAAGGGGGGACAAATGATGAAAGTAAGTGCACCGTCGGAAATGCCCGATCCCATTGCTTTGGATTTCATCGAAGAGCCTTTTATCAGGGCCCAGATAATAAGTAAATCAGAATACATCGGCCCCATCATTTCTCTATGTATCGACAAGCGGGGCGAGATCAAAAACCAGGTATACCTTACCTCCGACAGGGTAGAGCTGACGTTCGAACTGCCGCTGTCAGAAATCGTATTTGACTTCTTCGATAAGCTGAAAACAATTTCCAGGGGCTATGCTTCTCTCGACTATGAGCTCATTGGCTATCGTCAGTCGAACATGGTGAAGCTGGATATTATGCTTAATGGTGAGCGGGTCGACGCCCTTTCCGCCATTGTGCACCGGGACAAGGCTTACGATTGGGGCAAGAAACTCTGCGAAAAATTGCGTGAGTTGCTGCCACGCCAAATGTTTGAAATAGCAATTCAGGCGGCCATTGGGGCTAAAATCATCTCCAGAGAAACTGTGAAAGCCATGCGTAAAAACGTGTTGGCTAAGTGCTACGGTGGTGATATTAGCCGTAAGCGCAAACTGCTCGAAAAGCAGAAAAAAGGTAAGAAACGGATGCGCCAGGTAGGCAATGTGGAAATTCCACAGGAAGCCTTTATGGCGGTATTGAAAATAGACTAA
- a CDS encoding ABC transporter permease — MRIILYLIQKEFLQIFRNKTNLPILFVMPVVQLIILSYAADFEIKNLKVYWMDNDQSSASRQLYRGLTASGYFTIAGAGFNHAGAAAALDRNEADLVVEIPAGMEKKLVRKEPQSLQVIVNAIDGTKAGLANYYFGRILADYNQRELTNLEMRVVAGSQPTAGQVINVESSFWFNPELNYKTFMVPGILVLLVTMIGAFLSSMNIVREKEIGTIEQINVTPIQKYQFVIGKLLPFWLLGLMVLSIGLVVAKVVFNIPFVGSVGLIYAFSAVYLLLILGFGLLISTLTDTQQQAMFLAWFFLVVFILMGGLFTAVENMPGWAQTVTLFNPVRYFIEFVRLVMLKGAGWQETRFFFAVIFGYAVLLNGLAILNYKKTA, encoded by the coding sequence ATGAGAATAATTCTATACCTCATACAAAAAGAGTTTTTGCAGATTTTTCGCAACAAAACGAACCTGCCCATTTTGTTTGTGATGCCGGTGGTGCAGCTGATCATTTTAAGCTATGCTGCTGACTTTGAAATAAAGAACCTGAAGGTGTATTGGATGGACAACGACCAGAGTAGCGCTAGCCGCCAGCTCTACCGTGGCTTGACTGCCTCAGGCTATTTTACGATAGCGGGTGCTGGTTTCAATCATGCAGGAGCCGCAGCAGCCCTCGACAGGAATGAGGCCGATCTGGTAGTGGAAATACCTGCGGGCATGGAAAAGAAGCTGGTTCGGAAGGAGCCGCAGTCATTGCAGGTTATTGTCAACGCCATTGATGGCACCAAAGCCGGCCTCGCCAACTACTATTTTGGCAGAATACTAGCCGACTACAATCAGCGAGAGTTGACGAATCTGGAAATGAGGGTGGTGGCCGGTAGTCAGCCCACTGCCGGGCAGGTAATCAATGTCGAGTCGTCTTTCTGGTTCAACCCAGAGCTTAATTACAAGACCTTTATGGTGCCCGGCATTTTGGTGCTTTTGGTCACGATGATAGGCGCATTTTTGAGTTCTATGAACATCGTGAGAGAGAAGGAGATTGGCACTATAGAGCAGATCAACGTCACACCAATTCAGAAATATCAGTTTGTGATCGGAAAACTGCTGCCGTTCTGGTTGCTGGGCCTTATGGTGCTTTCTATTGGGCTGGTAGTAGCTAAAGTGGTGTTTAATATCCCGTTTGTAGGTAGCGTGGGGCTTATCTATGCTTTTTCCGCCGTCTACCTGCTTTTGATTCTCGGCTTTGGGTTGCTCATTTCCACGCTTACCGACACACAGCAGCAGGCCATGTTCCTTGCCTGGTTTTTTCTTGTAGTGTTCATTCTTATGGGTGGGCTCTTTACCGCCGTAGAAAACATGCCTGGCTGGGCCCAAACTGTTACCTTGTTCAACCCTGTTCGATATTTCATCGAATTCGTCAGGCTCGTGATGCTCAAAGGAGCTGGCTGGCAGGAGACGAGGTTCTTCTTCGCAGTGATTTTCGGTTACGCTGTGTTGCTCAACGGACTGGCGATTTTGAACTATAAAAAGACGGCTTAG
- a CDS encoding CBS domain-containing protein, whose translation MNFTPPKETGTTRTVEPIKYAPVTDYMVKDVFTFHPDQNIQEAIDLMLDKRISGGPVLNDAGELVGMLSEKDCLRIIIDSAYHNHPNHEGKVKNYMSRKVKTMDVDKDIFDVANEFLTTHFRRFPVIDSKGVLKGQISRRDIMKAARDLKGTTW comes from the coding sequence ATGAATTTTACTCCCCCAAAAGAAACTGGTACTACCAGGACTGTCGAACCCATTAAATACGCCCCCGTTACCGACTACATGGTCAAGGATGTCTTCACTTTTCATCCGGATCAAAATATTCAGGAAGCAATCGACCTTATGTTGGACAAGCGGATTTCTGGTGGCCCGGTGCTGAACGACGCTGGCGAATTGGTAGGAATGCTTTCCGAAAAAGACTGTCTGAGAATTATTATTGATTCAGCCTATCATAACCACCCAAATCACGAGGGGAAGGTGAAAAATTACATGTCGAGAAAGGTGAAAACCATGGATGTAGACAAAGATATTTTTGACGTGGCCAATGAATTTCTCACCACTCATTTCCGCAGGTTTCCTGTAATTGACAGCAAAGGTGTGCTGAAAGGCCAGATCAGCCGACGAGACATCATGAAAGCGGCCAGGGATTTAAAAGGTACCACCTGGTGA
- a CDS encoding ABC transporter ATP-binding protein, giving the protein MEKQNAVIVKNLVKTYAHVEALKEISLNVKKGELFGVIGPDGAGKTSLFRIMSSLLLPDSGEVNVLGIDVTRDYASIRKKMGYMPGRFSLYLDLSIEENINLFASIYDTTLEENYDNIRYIYSQIEPFRKRRAGALSGGMKQKLALCCALVHSPEILFLDEPTTGVDAVSRSEFWEILQMLKKRGMTILVSTPYMDEASLCDRVALMQDGRILSVDTPAKITDAYAYSLLAIKTNEKYNMLSSLRMLEQATLVYPFGENIHVVSDKGKLTSEELIKYLSAQGMENWEIVEVAPDIEDCFIALMNQHVAA; this is encoded by the coding sequence ATGGAAAAGCAAAATGCAGTTATTGTAAAGAACCTGGTGAAAACCTATGCCCATGTGGAGGCATTGAAGGAAATTTCTCTGAATGTTAAAAAAGGAGAGCTGTTCGGGGTAATTGGCCCTGATGGTGCCGGCAAAACTTCACTTTTCAGGATCATGTCTTCACTGTTGCTGCCCGATAGTGGCGAGGTAAATGTGCTGGGCATTGATGTAACCAGAGACTATGCTTCAATTCGCAAAAAAATGGGCTATATGCCCGGTCGCTTTTCTCTTTATCTGGACCTGAGCATTGAAGAAAATATCAACCTTTTTGCCTCCATATATGACACTACGCTGGAAGAGAATTATGACAATATCAGGTATATATATTCTCAAATTGAGCCTTTTAGAAAGCGCAGAGCCGGAGCACTATCGGGTGGAATGAAGCAGAAGCTGGCCCTTTGCTGTGCACTAGTGCATAGTCCCGAAATCCTGTTCTTGGATGAGCCCACCACTGGCGTGGACGCTGTGTCGAGAAGCGAGTTTTGGGAAATTCTTCAAATGCTGAAAAAACGTGGGATGACCATTTTGGTATCCACTCCTTACATGGACGAAGCCAGCCTTTGCGACCGGGTGGCGCTCATGCAAGATGGCCGCATTCTTTCGGTAGATACACCGGCAAAAATTACTGATGCCTATGCCTATTCCTTGTTGGCCATCAAAACAAACGAAAAGTACAACATGCTTTCGTCGCTTCGAATGCTGGAGCAGGCCACACTGGTGTATCCATTTGGCGAAAACATCCATGTAGTGTCCGACAAAGGCAAGCTGACGAGTGAAGAGCTAATCAAATACCTCAGCGCTCAGGGAATGGAAAACTGGGAGATAGTGGAGGTAGCACCAGATATAGAGGACTGCTTTATTGCGCTGATGAATCAACATGTAGCGGCATGA
- a CDS encoding nucleotidyltransferase family protein produces MSSSMPQVPKKAKLSIVLLAAGSSSRLGQAKQLLPFKDTTLVRHRVATITRALGNEHNFFVVTGAKREEVRTELAGLSYTEVYNDQFSEGMSTSIKAGLACLPTDAEAVMFLLVDQPFVSEKHLSEMVGKWLNDKSKVLGAAYSGIIGVPAIFPRSYFEQLLLLKGDQGARKILKNLSDAEVLSYPLPEASIDLDTLEDLKAIGL; encoded by the coding sequence ATGAGCAGCTCAATGCCACAGGTTCCAAAAAAGGCAAAGCTTAGCATCGTTCTGCTGGCGGCAGGCTCGTCTTCCCGGCTAGGGCAGGCCAAGCAGCTGCTACCATTCAAAGACACCACCTTGGTGCGCCATCGTGTTGCTACTATTACACGGGCGCTGGGAAACGAACACAACTTTTTTGTGGTTACCGGCGCCAAACGGGAAGAAGTGCGCACTGAGCTGGCCGGGCTTTCGTACACCGAAGTTTACAATGACCAATTCTCCGAGGGCATGAGTACCTCGATAAAAGCCGGACTAGCGTGCCTTCCGACAGATGCTGAAGCCGTCATGTTTCTGCTTGTGGATCAGCCGTTTGTGTCAGAAAAGCACCTCTCAGAAATGGTCGGTAAATGGCTCAACGATAAAAGTAAAGTCTTGGGTGCGGCCTATTCCGGAATCATTGGTGTTCCGGCCATTTTCCCCCGCAGCTATTTCGAACAACTATTGTTATTGAAAGGCGATCAGGGTGCGAGAAAAATTCTAAAGAATTTATCTGATGCCGAAGTCCTCAGCTATCCCCTGCCTGAAGCGAGCATTGACCTTGACACTTTGGAGGATCTGAAGGCTATTGGGCTTTGA
- a CDS encoding (deoxy)nucleoside triphosphate pyrophosphohydrolase yields the protein MLSVVCAIIMRGSKIFVAKRPAHKKEGLKWEFPGGKVEPGETEQAALTREIREELSIEVGPIEKIGAVAIKVPRINLTAWNCQWLSGEIHLTEHLAFDWVEVQDLTAVDLSGADILLIPQIKSYIENSPI from the coding sequence ATGCTTTCAGTTGTTTGTGCTATTATTATGCGTGGGTCAAAAATTTTTGTAGCAAAACGTCCTGCTCACAAAAAAGAGGGGCTCAAATGGGAGTTCCCCGGAGGCAAAGTTGAGCCGGGAGAAACGGAGCAAGCCGCCCTTACCCGGGAAATCAGAGAAGAATTATCCATCGAAGTGGGCCCTATTGAGAAAATCGGTGCCGTAGCAATAAAGGTGCCCCGCATCAACCTGACGGCCTGGAATTGCCAGTGGCTAAGTGGAGAAATTCACCTTACCGAACACCTGGCTTTCGACTGGGTAGAAGTGCAAGACCTGACGGCGGTAGACTTGAGCGGCGCCGATATACTACTTATCCCCCAAATAAAATCTTATATCGAAAATTCTCCTATTTAA
- a CDS encoding bifunctional 5,10-methylenetetrahydrofolate dehydrogenase/5,10-methenyltetrahydrofolate cyclohydrolase has translation MPQILDGKKVAAEIKQEIAAKVNELVAQGKRAPHLAIIIVGDDGASHTYVNGKIKACKEVGFDFTLMHFAKTISEEKLIKHIEQFNADTDIDGFIVQLPLPEHISVEKVTESISAEKDVDGFTNQNFGSIGSQTPLLMPATPFGVMELLNRYKIETKGKYCVVVGASRLVGAPLGILMTQQGQATVTLCHKYTENISQYTKNADILLVAVGKPHLVTADMVKEGAVVVDVGTTRIDDPTRKSGFRLVGDVDYENVAPKTSYITPVPGGVGPMTIASLLMNTLRAYEMLLETA, from the coding sequence ATGCCTCAGATACTTGATGGTAAAAAGGTAGCTGCAGAAATTAAGCAGGAGATTGCGGCCAAAGTAAACGAACTGGTAGCTCAGGGTAAGAGAGCACCTCATTTGGCCATCATTATTGTTGGTGATGACGGGGCAAGCCACACCTACGTGAATGGTAAGATCAAGGCTTGTAAGGAAGTTGGGTTCGACTTCACGCTTATGCACTTTGCCAAGACCATCTCTGAGGAAAAGCTCATTAAGCATATTGAACAATTTAACGCTGATACGGATATCGATGGTTTTATCGTGCAGTTGCCTTTGCCGGAGCATATTTCAGTAGAAAAAGTGACTGAAAGTATTTCGGCCGAGAAAGATGTCGATGGGTTTACCAATCAAAACTTCGGAAGTATAGGCTCGCAAACCCCTTTGCTAATGCCTGCTACGCCTTTTGGGGTGATGGAACTGCTGAATCGCTACAAGATTGAAACCAAAGGAAAGTATTGTGTGGTGGTAGGTGCCAGCAGACTTGTGGGGGCACCGCTGGGCATACTCATGACCCAGCAGGGACAAGCCACAGTAACACTTTGCCACAAATACACCGAAAACATTTCTCAATACACCAAAAATGCCGACATCCTGCTGGTGGCCGTAGGCAAACCACATCTTGTCACTGCCGACATGGTGAAGGAGGGTGCTGTTGTGGTAGACGTGGGAACTACGAGAATCGATGATCCTACCAGGAAATCCGGATTCAGGTTGGTGGGTGACGTGGACTACGAAAATGTGGCGCCAAAGACGTCTTACATTACACCAGTGCCGGGAGGCGTGGGGCCAATGACCATTGCCTCACTGCTGATGAATACGCTTCGTGCCTACGAAATGCTTCTTGAAACAGCCTGA
- a CDS encoding DUF2911 domain-containing protein: MKTSYKIFALCMGMLTIAFGDLLAQDKPSPAASVSEKIKSGATVSINYSSPALKGRTMGKDVEPMEGKVWRAGANNATVFEVDKEVKIEGKALPAGKYAFFTLKNGDDWTLIFNKTWDTWGAFDYEKNKGEDALQVKVKSKKAASASERLTYTIDKSGKVSLLWGDLDVSFNVK, from the coding sequence ATGAAAACTAGCTACAAAATTTTTGCGCTTTGTATGGGAATGCTCACCATTGCTTTCGGCGACCTTCTCGCCCAGGACAAACCAAGCCCTGCTGCGTCGGTATCAGAAAAGATAAAGAGTGGAGCCACCGTATCTATCAACTACAGCTCGCCCGCTTTGAAGGGCAGAACAATGGGGAAAGACGTGGAACCAATGGAAGGCAAGGTATGGAGAGCTGGTGCCAACAACGCCACTGTATTCGAAGTCGACAAAGAAGTGAAAATCGAAGGCAAGGCACTCCCAGCTGGAAAGTATGCATTTTTTACATTGAAAAACGGCGACGACTGGACACTGATCTTCAACAAAACCTGGGATACCTGGGGCGCATTTGACTACGAGAAAAATAAAGGAGAAGATGCTTTGCAAGTAAAAGTAAAGTCGAAAAAAGCCGCTTCCGCCTCCGAAAGGTTAACCTATACCATAGATAAGTCGGGCAAGGTAAGCTTGCTATGGGGCGACCTGGACGTGTCGTTCAACGTAAAGTAA